A region of the Curtobacterium flaccumfaciens pv. betae genome:
ACACCCGCGGCGCGCGGGTGATCGGCGTCGGCAGCACCGAGTACCGCCTGGTCGCGGACTCCAGCGTCCGCGTGTTCGGCCTGCTCGCGATCGCGGCGTTCCTGCTGCACGTCGACCTGGCCCGCGGCTACGTGCTCATCGCGTTCCCGATCGGGATCCTCGTCCTCCTGCTGTCCCGGTGGATCTGGCGCCAGTGGCTCGTCGCCCAGCGTCAGCAGGGCGCCTACTCGGCGACGGTGCTGCTCGTCGGGTCGCCGGCCAGCGTGCTGCACATCGGCCGCGAACTCGCGCGTTCCCCCGAAGCCGGCTACCGCGTGGTCGGCGCCGTCGTGTCGACGAACCACCGCGGTCTGCTGGCCGGGTCGACCATCCAGAGCCACGGCGGCTTCGACGACGTCGGCTCCGCGCTGCGCGAGACCGGTGCCGACACCGTCGTGATCACGAGTTCCGACGACCTGCCGCCGGAGCGCGTCCGGGAACTCAGCTGGTCGCTCGAGCCGGGTCGGCAGCACCTGGTGGTCGCGCCGAGCCTGACCGACATCGGTGGTCCCCGCATCCACACCCGGCCGGTGCAGGGCCTGCCGCTCATCCACGTCGAGACGCCGACGTACTCGGGCCGCAAGCTCTACACGAAGCGCGCCTTCGACCTGCTCGGCGCGGGGCTGCTCGTCGTCGTCCTGTCGCCGCTGCTCCTCGTGCTGGCCGTGCTGGTGAAGACCACCTCGACCGGTCCGGTCTTCTTCCGGCAGGAGCGCGTCGGGCTGAACGGCAGCACCTTCCGGATGATCAAGTTCCGCTCGATGGTCGTCGACGCCGAGGAACGCCTGCAGGAGCTCAGTGCGCTCGACCGGGCCGAGGGCAACGACGTCCTGTTCAAGATGCGGAACGACCCCCGGGTCACCCGGGTCGGCGGGTTCATGCGCCGCTACAGCCTCGACGAAGTGCCGCAGCTGTTCAACGTCCTGGCCGGCAGCATGTCCCTCGTCGGACCCCGGCCGCCGCTCTCGCGGGAGGTCGCCCGCTACGACACCCATGTCCACCGTCGCTTCTTGGTGAAGCCGGGGATGACGGGGCTGTGGCAGGTGAGCGGTCGATCCGATCTGTCGTGGGAGGACTCGGTGCGGCTGGATCTGTTCTACGTGGAGAACTGGTCGATCGTGGCCGACCTCCTCATCCTCTGGAAGACGTTCAAGGCCATCGCGACCAGCCGAGGTGCGTACTAGATGACCGCTCACAGCAATCCTGACGGGGCGGAGCCCGGAATCCGCGACGCCGTGATCGCCCTCCCGACGGTCCGTGCGGCAGGCGTGCCGCTGGTCGCGGTCCCAAGTCCGGAAGTCCTCGAGCAGCTGCGGTCCGTCGCTGATCGCCTCGACGGACCGGGGATCCCCGTCCACTTCGTCAACGCGTACACCGTGTCGTTGACGTCCGACCCCCGCTACCTGCGCCTGTTCCAATCGGACGGGGTGAACATCGCGGACGGGACGCCCCTGGCGTGGATCGCACGCTCGATCGGTGGCGAGGTCGCACATCTGCGCGGTCCGGACGCATTCCGCGAGATCCTCTCGTCGAAGCCGACGTACGGTCTTCGACACTTCCTGCTCGGTGGGAGCGAGGGGTCACTCGCCCGTCTCGAGATGGCCATCGCTCGGGACTACCCCGATGCGCTCGTGGTGGGTGCTTTCAGTCCCCCCTTCACCGAGTTCGGCGACAGCGATCGAGACCACATCGATTCGCTGATCCGGGAATCGGCGGCAAACGTCGTCTGGGTCGGCATCGGCACACCGAAGCAGGACTACGAAGTCGTCAGACTCGCCGCGCTGCACTCCGCAGTCGTCCTGGCTGTCGGGGCAGCCTTCAACTTCGTGTCCGAAGACGTCGTCGAGGCACCGAGGCTGTGGCGCCGAACGGGCCTCGAGTGGGTGTACCGACTCGTCCGCGAGCCACGGCGCCTCTGGCGCCGCTACCTGCTCGGTAACCTGACGTTCCTCGTGCTCGCTGTCAGGAGACGACGTGGCTGAGGCGCACGGTGACGTCATCGTGATCAGTCAGCTGCCCCCACCCGTGCACGGGTCGACGGTCATGACGAGGACCCTCATGGACGTCCTCGCCGGTTCTGGCCGGCGCCCGGTCCTAGTGGACCGGCGCTTCAGCAAATCAGTCGACGAGATCGGCTCGACGAGCATCAAGAAAGTACTCAGCGGCATCTCGCTCCTCTTCCGGCTCGGAACGACGCTCCGGCACCACCGTGACGCGGCAGTGGTGTTCTTCACCACGAACCGGCCACCGTCGTTCTGGGTTGACGTCGTGATGAGCGTGGAACTGCGGATGCTGCGCCGTCCGTACATTGCGTACGTCCACACGTCGGGCTACCGAGCGTTGGCCGAACGAGGGGCCCTCCATCGCGGTGGGGTGGCCC
Encoded here:
- a CDS encoding sugar transferase — its product is MTADALRAPRALGATDEWSRTYSRRVLFTDLLALIWVVFGVQIAWLGLESNLATNTADLRLSYSAISIVVIVVWMSALALYDTRGARVIGVGSTEYRLVADSSVRVFGLLAIAAFLLHVDLARGYVLIAFPIGILVLLLSRWIWRQWLVAQRQQGAYSATVLLVGSPASVLHIGRELARSPEAGYRVVGAVVSTNHRGLLAGSTIQSHGGFDDVGSALRETGADTVVITSSDDLPPERVRELSWSLEPGRQHLVVAPSLTDIGGPRIHTRPVQGLPLIHVETPTYSGRKLYTKRAFDLLGAGLLVVVLSPLLLVLAVLVKTTSTGPVFFRQERVGLNGSTFRMIKFRSMVVDAEERLQELSALDRAEGNDVLFKMRNDPRVTRVGGFMRRYSLDEVPQLFNVLAGSMSLVGPRPPLSREVARYDTHVHRRFLVKPGMTGLWQVSGRSDLSWEDSVRLDLFYVENWSIVADLLILWKTFKAIATSRGAY
- a CDS encoding WecB/TagA/CpsF family glycosyltransferase, with protein sequence MNIADGTPLAWIARSIGGEVAHLRGPDAFREILSSKPTYGLRHFLLGGSEGSLARLEMAIARDYPDALVVGAFSPPFTEFGDSDRDHIDSLIRESAANVVWVGIGTPKQDYEVVRLAALHSAVVLAVGAAFNFVSEDVVEAPRLWRRTGLEWVYRLVREPRRLWRRYLLGNLTFLVLAVRRRRG